From the Teredinibacter turnerae T7901 genome, one window contains:
- the ubiT gene encoding ubiquinone anaerobic biosynthesis accessory factor UbiT, which produces MPFSSQARRLLLANRPLAVRGASVLLALTPFSLQERALLPLFRQALAVPLNDGDLNFLDARVLRIQVDDLRWRLCLSLVNGRLVMAPPDNEYAVCIRADSADFLALINRVDDPDTLFFQRRLAIEGDTELGLAVKNLLDALDYDDFPRWLAQGLALLRHAHLWVRGVRKGVNA; this is translated from the coding sequence ATGCCTTTCTCCTCTCAAGCCCGGCGCCTGTTGTTGGCCAATCGTCCATTGGCGGTTCGAGGCGCGTCTGTATTGCTGGCTTTAACTCCCTTCTCTCTTCAAGAGCGTGCACTGCTACCCTTGTTCCGCCAGGCGCTCGCGGTGCCGCTAAACGATGGCGACTTAAATTTTTTGGATGCACGCGTGCTGCGTATTCAAGTGGATGACCTTCGCTGGCGGTTGTGTCTCAGCTTGGTAAACGGCCGCTTGGTGATGGCTCCCCCTGATAACGAATACGCCGTGTGTATTCGTGCGGACAGCGCCGATTTCCTGGCGCTGATAAATCGGGTCGACGATCCTGATACCTTGTTTTTCCAGCGGCGATTGGCCATAGAAGGCGATACCGAACTGGGCCTTGCGGTAAAAAACCTGCTGGATGCGTTGGATTACGATGATTTCCCGCGCTGGCTCGCGCAAGGTTTGGCGCTCCTGCGGCACGCACATTTATGGGTTAGGGGCGTACGCAAGGGAGTCAACGCATGA
- the glp gene encoding gephyrin-like molybdotransferase Glp, with the protein MDKSLDSARNFKIQWFAVNQLLKVLPMNSCDQPGLLPLEAALQRINAVVNCAQNCEYVPLLNARGRVLAEDIIASRPIPDFDNSAMDGYAFASNSVGRTDTFRVAGIALAGQPYLGALSENECIRIMTGAKMPSGCDCVAMQENTLRDGDALTLLKVPAKGENVRLAGHDLPQGSRILLRGRRLGPVDIGMLASLGELQVPVYTKPRVGVFSTGDELTPLGQPLEPGRIYDSNRYLLLSALAEYPIEVIDFGSIPDDRQKLEQVFLEAASQCHAVISSGGVSVGDADYTRELLVTLGQVDFYKLAIKPGKPFAFGTLHTAGDSTPCYFFGLPGNPVSAAVTFEQLALPALEKLTGANPQAKLVLKLRACSSFKKRPGRTDFQRGRILANQNGIIGVESINSQSSGALSTMVVANAYVRLEQERGNVEEGEYVDVLPFDTSLPLL; encoded by the coding sequence GTGGACAAGTCATTGGATTCAGCTCGCAACTTTAAAATACAATGGTTTGCTGTTAATCAACTACTCAAGGTTTTGCCAATGAATTCGTGCGATCAACCAGGCTTGTTACCTCTCGAAGCCGCATTACAACGTATAAATGCTGTGGTTAATTGTGCGCAGAATTGTGAGTATGTGCCACTGCTGAACGCGCGCGGCCGTGTTCTGGCCGAAGATATTATCGCATCACGCCCGATACCCGACTTCGACAACTCTGCAATGGATGGCTACGCATTCGCAAGCAATAGCGTTGGTCGCACCGACACATTCAGGGTTGCCGGCATCGCACTCGCCGGGCAGCCCTACCTGGGCGCGCTATCAGAAAATGAATGCATCCGCATTATGACCGGAGCCAAAATGCCCAGCGGCTGCGATTGTGTCGCGATGCAGGAAAACACCTTGCGCGATGGCGATGCGCTCACGCTGCTCAAAGTACCTGCTAAAGGCGAGAATGTGCGCCTTGCGGGTCACGATCTGCCACAGGGCAGCCGCATACTCTTGCGTGGACGCAGACTAGGCCCCGTGGATATCGGCATGCTCGCCTCACTTGGCGAACTGCAGGTTCCGGTCTATACCAAGCCTCGCGTGGGCGTATTCTCCACCGGCGATGAACTAACGCCATTAGGTCAGCCCTTGGAGCCAGGCCGAATTTATGACAGCAACCGCTACCTGTTGCTAAGTGCCCTCGCGGAATACCCCATCGAAGTCATCGATTTTGGTTCTATACCAGATGACCGGCAGAAACTGGAACAGGTATTTCTCGAAGCAGCCAGCCAATGCCATGCGGTTATTTCCTCTGGTGGCGTATCTGTTGGCGATGCAGACTACACGCGTGAACTGCTAGTAACACTCGGTCAGGTGGATTTTTACAAATTGGCCATCAAACCCGGTAAACCATTCGCATTCGGCACGCTCCACACTGCAGGCGACAGCACACCCTGTTATTTTTTCGGACTGCCGGGTAATCCGGTATCGGCAGCGGTCACCTTCGAGCAGCTGGCACTACCAGCACTGGAAAAATTGACCGGCGCGAACCCGCAGGCAAAACTCGTATTAAAATTGCGCGCCTGTAGCTCATTCAAAAAACGACCTGGACGAACAGATTTTCAGCGCGGGCGCATACTCGCCAATCAAAATGGCATTATCGGTGTAGAGTCGATAAATTCGCAGAGTTCAGGCGCTCTTTCTACTATGGTCGTCGCAAATGCCTACGTTCGGCTGGAACAGGAGCGCGGAAATGTTGAGGAGGGGGAATACGTTGATGTACTACCTTTCGATACATCGCTACCACTGCTCTAA
- a CDS encoding VOC family protein, translated as MISGFHHVAVICSDYARSKKFYTEVLGLQVLAENYRAARDSYKLDLQIPGGGQVELFSFPQSPERPSYPEARGLRHLAFAVQSIDDAVAYLNAQGVEVEKVRVDEYTGKRYTFFSDPDQLPIELYEN; from the coding sequence ATGATTAGCGGTTTCCATCACGTAGCGGTTATTTGCTCCGACTACGCGCGGTCAAAGAAATTTTATACGGAAGTCTTGGGTCTGCAGGTGTTAGCGGAAAACTACCGTGCAGCCAGAGACTCCTATAAATTGGATCTACAGATTCCAGGCGGTGGACAGGTGGAACTTTTTTCCTTTCCGCAAAGCCCTGAGCGCCCCAGTTACCCAGAGGCTCGCGGGCTACGTCATCTCGCGTTTGCCGTGCAATCTATTGATGATGCGGTTGCCTATTTGAATGCACAGGGTGTCGAGGTGGAAAAGGTGCGTGTAGACGAATACACCGGCAAACGTTATACCTTTTTTAGTGATCCCGATCAGCTGCCCATCGAGCTATATGAAAATTAA
- a CDS encoding serine hydrolase, translating into MLAAVAVVTSISLFAPLDSARAWLTPLPKSVEAQVDAATHYGLDGVIVYWDDPRGVGHTYAAGWFDRDKKIPAKPDALFKIASISKLYIAAATVQLVADGQLALDASLKSLLPAYSDKIPQSERITLAMLIQHRSGIYNFTDLENYPWDNPPKSNADTLAMILGMPLVFPPGTETRYSNTNYILLGEIMDRTLGYSHHQYIQQRFLNPLGLKDTYHVLADAEINRVMSGYHVGYDKDIKRNDFVNPGGSMVATAKDVAVFVRALNDGSLLSNRAQALYGDLYQFGHTGLVPGFQSIARYHPALDAVVVEFVNTSGGNSTLTLGVVYRRIVKILERQAQRG; encoded by the coding sequence GTGCTGGCGGCGGTTGCGGTGGTAACCAGTATCAGCCTGTTTGCGCCATTGGATTCTGCTCGTGCCTGGCTCACCCCGTTACCTAAAAGTGTTGAGGCGCAGGTTGACGCGGCAACCCATTACGGCTTGGATGGCGTGATTGTTTATTGGGATGACCCACGTGGCGTAGGGCATACCTATGCCGCTGGCTGGTTTGATCGAGATAAAAAAATACCTGCGAAGCCGGATGCGTTGTTTAAGATTGCAAGTATCAGCAAGCTATATATTGCGGCGGCGACAGTACAGCTGGTGGCCGATGGGCAATTGGCGTTGGATGCGAGTTTGAAATCATTATTGCCAGCTTATAGCGATAAAATTCCGCAATCCGAAAGAATAACCCTGGCGATGTTGATCCAACATCGCAGTGGTATATACAATTTTACTGACCTGGAAAATTACCCCTGGGACAACCCGCCAAAAAGCAATGCCGATACCCTGGCGATGATTTTGGGTATGCCCTTGGTATTCCCGCCGGGCACTGAAACCCGGTATTCAAATACCAACTATATTTTGCTCGGCGAAATTATGGATCGTACGTTGGGGTATAGCCATCATCAGTATATCCAGCAGCGTTTTCTCAACCCGTTGGGGCTTAAAGATACCTATCATGTTTTGGCGGATGCCGAGATCAACCGAGTGATGAGCGGTTATCATGTGGGTTACGATAAAGACATCAAGCGCAATGATTTCGTTAATCCGGGTGGATCTATGGTTGCCACAGCAAAAGACGTCGCTGTTTTTGTGCGGGCGCTGAATGATGGCTCGCTGCTGTCCAATCGCGCGCAAGCTCTCTACGGTGATCTCTATCAGTTCGGACACACCGGCCTGGTGCCTGGGTTTCAGAGTATCGCGCGTTATCATCCGGCACTGGATGCGGTCGTGGTCGAATTTGTAAATACCAGCGGCGGAAATTCCACGCTCACACTCGGCGTGGTGTACCGCCGAATTGTGAAAATTCTAGAGCGGCAAGCGCAACGCGGCTAG
- a CDS encoding efflux RND transporter permease subunit: MKTVFTDIFVRRPVLALVVNLVIIIAGIQAISSLTVRQYPRNDNAVITVNTAYIGANAQLVRGFITTPLERAISGADGIDYINSSSTQGMSTINVQLELNYDPIKALSEITSKVNQVRGDLPPEAEVPIINVQSADSQFASAYLSFSSEILEPNQITDYLTRVVQPRLAALEGVQRADVLGGRTFAMRIWLKPDRMAAYGITPVQIRQALTSNNYLAALGNTKGSFIQVNLSANTDLNTVEEFRDLVLRSENGALVRLSDVADVELGSESYNEEVRYSGMTTTFMGIWPMPNANTLDVMKLVRKELDSLRDGMPKGMDAVIGYDATEYIESSIHEVIKTLSETLLIVIAIIFLFLGSVRSVVIPVMAIPVSLIGAIFLMQLFGFSLNLLTLLAIVLSVGLVVDDAIVIVENVERHISEGQSPMKAAMLGARELVGPVIAMTITLIAVYLPIGLQGGLTGSLFREFAFTLAGAVTISGIVALTLSPMMSSKLLKEGIEDEGFAKRSASAFNAIRARYLRILDVSLRARGAIYVLWFLLSAGALAMFMSSPKELAPTEDQGIVFIMSEGASSSTIDQSKIYANALNEKLLSVPEGEFTFQITFPDGGMGGLLLKPWAERDRSVFQLLPEITADISQIGGINNFAIAPPALPGGGSFPVEFVIAATGETEDILKYAEQLQQAAATSGMFMFPPQIDTKVDVPEAELVIDRDKVADLGLSLQQVGADVGVMLGGGYVNRFNIGGRSYRVIPQVKRSERLNPAQLQDIFITGPEGKLIPLSTVARIEEKTVPRSLNRFQQLNAVKLSGVSTQSLDAALNFLETEAAKILPSDYMVDYTGESRQLRREGNKFVPAFTMALLLIFLVLAAQFNSFRDPFVILAGSVPLAMFGASIFTFLKFPVPGMGFWTDGFTTTLNIYSQVGLVTLIGLVAKNGILLVEFANKMQELGLTKMAAVREAASTRLRPILMTTVATVAGHFPLTLVTGAGAEARNSIGLVLVGGMAIGTIFTLFVIPSIYVLLAKNLHGELEEVPEEPEEPMDPITV, encoded by the coding sequence ATGAAAACAGTATTTACCGATATATTTGTTCGTCGGCCGGTTCTTGCGCTGGTAGTTAACCTGGTAATCATTATCGCCGGGATACAGGCTATCTCGTCGTTGACGGTTCGTCAGTACCCACGCAACGACAACGCGGTTATCACCGTGAATACCGCATACATTGGGGCTAACGCTCAACTGGTTCGCGGCTTTATTACGACGCCTCTGGAGCGGGCCATATCCGGTGCCGATGGCATCGACTATATCAATTCTTCCTCCACTCAGGGCATGTCGACCATTAATGTGCAGTTGGAGTTGAATTACGACCCGATTAAGGCGTTATCGGAAATCACCTCGAAAGTTAATCAGGTGCGCGGCGATCTGCCACCAGAAGCTGAGGTGCCGATTATCAATGTGCAGTCTGCGGACAGTCAATTCGCGTCAGCCTATTTGAGTTTCAGCTCGGAAATTCTAGAGCCGAACCAGATTACGGATTACCTGACCCGTGTGGTACAGCCGCGGCTGGCGGCGCTGGAAGGTGTGCAGCGCGCAGATGTATTGGGTGGCCGCACCTTTGCGATGCGAATCTGGTTAAAGCCGGATCGAATGGCGGCATACGGCATCACGCCGGTGCAAATTCGGCAGGCGCTAACTTCCAATAACTATCTCGCGGCGTTGGGGAATACCAAGGGTAGTTTTATCCAGGTTAACCTTTCTGCGAATACCGACTTAAATACCGTCGAGGAGTTTCGCGATCTCGTACTGCGCTCAGAAAATGGCGCTCTGGTGCGTTTAAGTGATGTTGCCGATGTCGAACTGGGTTCAGAAAGTTACAACGAAGAAGTGCGTTATTCCGGCATGACCACGACTTTTATGGGTATCTGGCCCATGCCGAACGCGAACACGCTCGATGTTATGAAGCTGGTGCGCAAAGAGTTGGACAGCCTGCGTGACGGTATGCCCAAAGGTATGGATGCGGTTATCGGTTACGATGCGACCGAATACATCGAATCGTCGATCCACGAAGTGATTAAAACACTGAGTGAAACGCTGCTAATTGTTATCGCCATTATCTTTTTATTCCTTGGGTCTGTGCGCTCAGTTGTGATTCCGGTGATGGCGATTCCGGTATCGCTCATTGGTGCGATCTTTTTAATGCAATTGTTTGGTTTCAGCTTGAATTTGCTGACCCTGTTGGCGATTGTACTTTCAGTTGGTCTGGTTGTGGACGATGCCATCGTTATCGTTGAGAACGTCGAGCGGCATATCAGCGAAGGCCAGAGCCCGATGAAAGCGGCAATGTTGGGCGCGCGCGAACTCGTCGGTCCGGTAATCGCGATGACCATTACGTTAATTGCAGTTTATTTGCCGATTGGTTTGCAGGGTGGCTTAACCGGGTCGCTGTTCCGCGAGTTCGCATTTACGCTCGCGGGCGCGGTCACCATTTCCGGTATTGTCGCATTGACCCTTTCACCCATGATGTCGTCAAAGCTGTTGAAAGAGGGAATAGAAGACGAGGGTTTTGCCAAGCGCTCAGCAAGTGCTTTTAATGCGATACGAGCGCGTTACCTGCGAATTCTGGATGTGAGCCTGCGCGCGCGCGGAGCAATTTACGTGCTTTGGTTCTTATTGAGCGCGGGTGCTTTGGCGATGTTCATGAGTTCGCCGAAAGAGCTGGCACCAACGGAAGATCAGGGCATTGTGTTTATCATGTCCGAGGGCGCGTCCTCGTCAACCATCGATCAGTCCAAGATCTATGCGAACGCACTCAATGAAAAGCTGTTGTCTGTGCCTGAGGGCGAATTCACGTTCCAGATCACCTTTCCCGATGGTGGTATGGGCGGCTTGCTGCTCAAGCCCTGGGCAGAGCGCGATCGATCCGTATTCCAGCTACTCCCGGAAATTACTGCCGATATTTCACAGATTGGTGGTATTAACAACTTCGCGATTGCGCCGCCCGCGTTGCCTGGTGGTGGTTCGTTCCCGGTGGAGTTTGTGATCGCGGCTACGGGTGAAACAGAGGACATTCTCAAGTACGCTGAGCAGTTGCAGCAGGCCGCCGCAACCAGCGGCATGTTTATGTTCCCGCCGCAAATCGATACTAAAGTCGATGTGCCCGAAGCGGAACTGGTGATCGACCGCGATAAAGTGGCCGATCTCGGTTTGAGCTTGCAGCAGGTGGGTGCCGATGTTGGTGTGATGCTCGGTGGTGGTTATGTTAACCGGTTTAATATCGGCGGGCGCAGCTACCGTGTGATTCCCCAGGTGAAGCGTTCGGAACGACTAAACCCGGCGCAGCTACAGGATATATTTATTACCGGTCCTGAAGGAAAGTTGATTCCGCTAAGTACGGTTGCACGTATTGAAGAAAAAACAGTGCCCCGCTCCCTAAATCGGTTCCAGCAGTTAAATGCGGTGAAACTGAGCGGCGTATCGACCCAGTCACTGGATGCCGCGCTGAATTTTCTGGAAACCGAAGCTGCGAAAATCCTGCCTAGCGACTATATGGTCGATTACACCGGTGAATCACGGCAGTTGCGTCGCGAAGGCAATAAGTTTGTACCCGCGTTCACTATGGCTTTACTGCTGATCTTTTTAGTGTTGGCGGCGCAGTTCAACAGCTTCCGCGATCCGTTTGTGATTCTGGCGGGGTCGGTACCATTGGCGATGTTCGGTGCGTCCATTTTTACCTTCCTCAAGTTTCCTGTGCCGGGAATGGGGTTCTGGACCGACGGCTTCACCACAACACTGAATATCTACTCGCAAGTAGGTTTGGTAACTTTGATTGGGCTAGTGGCTAAGAACGGGATTCTACTGGTGGAATTTGCCAACAAAATGCAGGAGCTGGGTCTGACTAAAATGGCCGCTGTTCGAGAAGCCGCGTCCACACGTTTGCGCCCAATTCTGATGACAACTGTTGCAACTGTGGCTGGTCACTTTCCGTTAACGCTCGTCACCGGTGCAGGCGCCGAAGCGCGAAATTCCATTGGCCTGGTATTGGTAGGTGGTATGGCAATCGGTACGATCTTTACCTTGTTTGTTATCCCTTCTATTTATGTGCTGCTGGCGAAAAACCTCCATGGCGAGTTGGAAGAAGTCCCGGAAGAGCCTGAGGAGCCAATGGACCCGATTACCGTATAA
- a CDS encoding efflux RND transporter periplasmic adaptor subunit encodes MKKFVIAISVGVLLVALAIVAVKGSQIMALIKMGESNQMPPTIISATEVVSQEWEQSLKTVGTLEAVQGVVVTADLPGRVTEILFKAGAEVRAGDVLVRQDITSEKAQLRAAEASVALAKSNLDRVDALYNKKVSSKSEFDAADARYKEAVAQADNIRSMIDKKTVKAPFAGRLGIRLINVGRDLGTGDAIVSLQAVDPIYVNFSLPQRDLPKISLGLKVRLTTDAVANKVFHGELTTINPEIDPVTRSVRVQASLDNKDLSLLPGMYAKLDVVLPEANKVLAVPATAISYATYGDSVFVVAQEKDEESGETKQVARQQFVRLGQRLGDFVAIEAGVSEGDTVVSTGVFKVRNGAPVVINNEAQPEFKENPQPADS; translated from the coding sequence ATGAAAAAGTTTGTAATAGCCATTAGCGTTGGTGTGTTGCTTGTTGCTCTGGCAATTGTTGCCGTAAAAGGTTCACAAATTATGGCGCTGATAAAAATGGGGGAGTCTAACCAAATGCCTCCGACCATTATCTCCGCCACCGAGGTGGTGTCTCAGGAATGGGAACAGAGTCTCAAAACTGTGGGGACCCTTGAGGCGGTGCAGGGTGTGGTTGTTACTGCTGACCTTCCCGGGCGAGTGACCGAGATTTTATTTAAAGCCGGCGCGGAAGTGCGCGCGGGTGATGTGCTGGTTCGGCAGGACATCACCTCAGAAAAAGCGCAGCTGCGAGCGGCGGAGGCGAGTGTTGCATTAGCAAAGTCTAACCTTGATCGCGTGGATGCGCTCTACAACAAAAAAGTCTCTTCGAAATCCGAGTTCGACGCAGCCGACGCCCGCTACAAAGAAGCGGTTGCCCAGGCTGATAACATTCGCAGCATGATCGATAAAAAAACCGTGAAGGCACCTTTTGCCGGTCGCTTGGGCATTCGCTTAATTAATGTTGGTCGCGACCTGGGTACGGGTGACGCTATCGTCTCACTGCAGGCGGTGGACCCCATCTATGTGAACTTTTCTCTGCCGCAGCGCGATCTCCCCAAAATATCCTTGGGTTTGAAAGTCCGCCTTACAACGGACGCTGTCGCCAACAAAGTTTTTCACGGTGAGCTTACTACCATTAACCCGGAAATCGACCCGGTCACCCGCAGTGTGCGCGTGCAGGCAAGTCTCGATAATAAAGATCTCAGCTTGTTACCCGGGATGTACGCCAAGTTGGATGTGGTATTGCCCGAGGCCAATAAAGTCCTTGCAGTACCAGCAACTGCTATCAGCTACGCAACCTATGGCGACTCAGTGTTTGTCGTTGCGCAAGAAAAAGATGAAGAGAGTGGCGAAACCAAACAGGTGGCGCGCCAGCAATTTGTGCGCCTGGGCCAGCGTCTCGGCGATTTTGTTGCGATTGAAGCCGGTGTGAGCGAAGGAGATACGGTTGTGAGCACTGGCGTGTTTAAAGTACGCAATGGTGCGCCTGTGGTTATCAATAATGAAGCACAGCCTGAATTTAAAGAGAACCCACAGCCGGCAGATTCCTAA